One stretch of Deinococcus metalli DNA includes these proteins:
- a CDS encoding DUF4870 domain-containing protein, whose product MEPATHLRPLTALPEADRTPGIVLHLSPLADLLLPTLGGVLGPLVAWLAYRDRSPALDAQGKAVLNFRLSVWLYGVIVGVLTFLLFSVGMIGGAVGAAAGSEELGALAFLGSLAPFVLVLLPVMVVLGLVPFIFMIVGVIRASSGQPYTYPLTIRFLR is encoded by the coding sequence ATGGAGCCCGCCACCCACCTGCGCCCCCTGACCGCGCTTCCCGAGGCCGACCGCACGCCGGGCATCGTGCTGCACCTGTCGCCGCTGGCCGACCTGCTGCTGCCCACGCTGGGCGGCGTGCTGGGCCCGCTGGTCGCGTGGCTCGCGTACCGCGACCGCAGCCCCGCCCTGGACGCGCAGGGCAAGGCGGTCCTGAACTTCCGCCTGAGCGTGTGGCTGTACGGCGTGATCGTCGGCGTGCTCACCTTCTTGCTGTTCAGCGTGGGCATGATCGGCGGAGCGGTCGGCGCGGCGGCCGGCAGCGAGGAACTCGGCGCGCTGGCGTTCCTGGGGTCGCTCGCGCCGTTTGTCCTGGTGCTGCTGCCGGTCATGGTGGTGCTGGGCCTGGTGCCGTTCATCTTCATGATCGTGGGCGTGATCCGCGCCAGCAGCGGTCAGCCGTACACCTACCCGCTCACCATCCGCTTCCTGCGCTGA
- the rnhA gene encoding ribonuclease HI has translation MTRPGRPPSGSRSAAQRAQDAARDRLPIRAGIQPEQPVTGLVVTLYSDGACDTTQGHGGWATILRYGDKELVLSGNEEGTTNNRMELRGLLEGLRTLKRPCQVRVVTDSQYLRKAFTDGWILKWQRNGWKTAGGEPVKNRDLWEDLIALAHTHALTFLWVKGHAGHGENERVDVLAVQERKKLRAGG, from the coding sequence ATGACCCGTCCCGGCCGCCCGCCTTCCGGCTCCAGAAGCGCCGCGCAGCGGGCGCAGGACGCCGCGCGCGACCGCCTGCCGATCCGGGCCGGTATCCAGCCCGAGCAGCCGGTGACCGGGCTGGTCGTGACGCTCTATTCGGACGGCGCGTGCGACACCACCCAGGGGCACGGCGGCTGGGCCACCATCCTGCGCTACGGCGACAAGGAACTCGTGCTGAGCGGCAACGAGGAGGGCACCACCAACAACCGCATGGAGCTGCGCGGCCTGCTGGAGGGCCTGCGGACCCTCAAGCGCCCGTGTCAGGTGCGGGTGGTCACGGACAGTCAGTACCTGCGCAAGGCCTTCACGGACGGCTGGATCCTGAAGTGGCAGCGCAACGGCTGGAAGACCGCCGGGGGTGAACCCGTGAAAAACCGCGACCTGTGGGAGGATCTGATCGCGCTGGCGCACACGCACGCCCTGACGTTCCTGTGGGTCAAGGGCCACGCGGGTCACGGCGAGAACGAGCGGGTGGACGTCCTGGCGGTGCAGGAACGCAAGAAGCTCCGCGCCGGCGGATGA
- the yqeK gene encoding bis(5'-nucleosyl)-tetraphosphatase (symmetrical) YqeK → MTSGLNAEGWPDALTRRPAFAGDLAADVDALLAAHGRDVTREHVPRVAREAVRLARRFGVDVGAARTAALLHDVGGIVRRADMVALCRALALPVEAEEEQVPMLLHAKLSVVLARERYGVTDPAALQAIRYHTTLHARPTPLDLVVFLADKLEWDQGGVPPYHAALSAALDGGLEAGARSMLAWMATPAAHLLLPHPDLRAAWAAFGITPAGPGRSG, encoded by the coding sequence ATGACGTCTGGCCTGAATGCGGAGGGCTGGCCGGACGCCCTGACGCGCCGGCCTGCCTTCGCCGGCGACCTGGCCGCCGACGTGGACGCGCTGCTGGCCGCGCACGGCCGTGACGTTACGCGGGAACACGTGCCGCGGGTGGCGCGCGAGGCCGTGCGCCTGGCCCGTCGCTTCGGGGTCGATGTCGGGGCGGCCCGGACGGCCGCCCTGCTGCACGACGTGGGCGGCATCGTGCGCCGTGCGGACATGGTGGCCCTGTGCCGTGCGCTGGCCCTGCCAGTCGAGGCCGAGGAGGAGCAGGTGCCCATGCTGCTGCACGCCAAACTGAGCGTGGTGCTGGCCCGTGAGCGCTACGGCGTGACCGATCCGGCGGCGCTCCAGGCCATCCGGTATCACACGACGCTGCACGCGCGGCCGACCCCGCTCGATCTGGTCGTGTTCCTGGCGGACAAGCTGGAGTGGGACCAGGGCGGCGTGCCCCCGTACCACGCGGCCCTGAGCGCGGCGCTGGACGGCGGCCTGGAGGCCGGGGCCCGTTCCATGCTGGCGTGGATGGCGACGCCAGCCGCGCACCTGCTCCTCCCGCACCCGGACCTGCGGGCGGCGTGGGCCGCGTTCGGCATCACCCCCGCCGGGCCGGGCCGTTCAGGGTAG
- a CDS encoding MFS transporter, translating to MTTPRSDSAPADGWRTFLWLWSSQAISVLGSAVAGFAFTIYLTQTRFPLAAQKPQLAAALSLTALAWTLAATVTAPLAGTWTDRHDRRRIMLMCDVLGAGLTLLLMALLLRADTPLWVLVLTSGLMGVVSTFHGSAFDASYTSLVPRARLPRANGLMQTIWSASGLVGPAAAALLIGVPAVLRDHGGPPWIAGLRDGVPFAYAVDGASFLLAALVLSRLHVPSPARPADTGDRSFRQDMTFGWRFIGARRPLLALLLTFAVANLCGSGLGVLEPLLVKFSLADDWTARGSSFQAALATLGIVQSVGGVLGGVIISTWGGLRRVRVLGVLVPMVVSGVALIALGLSGTVLAASLALFVSGVMLPAMNAHSQSIWQSQVPTHMQGRVFSVRRLIAQFTTPASAALAGLLAAQYPPGGVLVAAGALYAAVAALQLLNPSLRPLGDAPAPTS from the coding sequence GTGACGACGCCGCGTTCCGACTCCGCTCCGGCCGACGGCTGGCGCACGTTCCTGTGGCTGTGGAGTTCCCAGGCCATCAGCGTGCTGGGGTCCGCCGTGGCGGGCTTTGCGTTCACCATCTACCTCACGCAGACGCGCTTTCCGCTGGCCGCCCAGAAACCCCAGCTGGCCGCCGCGCTGTCGCTGACCGCCCTGGCGTGGACGCTCGCCGCGACCGTCACGGCGCCGCTGGCGGGCACGTGGACCGACCGGCACGACCGGCGGCGGATCATGCTCATGTGCGACGTGCTGGGCGCGGGCCTCACGCTGCTGCTGATGGCGCTGCTGCTGCGCGCCGACACGCCCCTGTGGGTGCTGGTGCTCACGTCCGGGCTGATGGGCGTGGTGTCCACGTTCCACGGCTCGGCCTTCGACGCGAGCTACACCAGCCTGGTGCCGCGCGCGAGACTGCCCCGCGCCAACGGCCTGATGCAGACCATCTGGAGCGCGTCAGGGCTGGTCGGCCCGGCCGCCGCCGCGCTGCTGATCGGGGTGCCCGCCGTGCTGCGGGACCACGGCGGCCCCCCGTGGATCGCGGGGCTGCGTGACGGCGTGCCCTTCGCGTACGCCGTGGACGGCGCGAGTTTCCTGCTGGCCGCGCTGGTGCTGTCGCGGCTGCATGTGCCCTCGCCCGCCCGGCCGGCGGACACCGGGGACCGCAGCTTCCGGCAGGACATGACCTTCGGCTGGCGCTTCATCGGGGCGCGGCGGCCCCTGCTGGCCCTGCTGCTCACCTTTGCGGTCGCCAACCTGTGCGGCAGCGGCCTGGGGGTGCTCGAACCCCTGCTGGTGAAGTTCAGCCTCGCGGACGACTGGACCGCGCGCGGCAGTTCCTTCCAGGCGGCGCTGGCCACGCTGGGCATCGTTCAGAGCGTGGGCGGCGTCCTGGGCGGCGTGATCATCAGCACGTGGGGCGGCCTGCGGCGCGTGCGCGTGCTGGGCGTGTTGGTGCCGATGGTGGTCTCGGGCGTCGCCCTGATCGCCCTGGGCCTGAGCGGCACCGTGCTCGCGGCCAGCCTCGCGCTCTTCGTGAGCGGCGTGATGCTGCCCGCCATGAACGCGCACTCGCAGAGCATCTGGCAGTCGCAGGTGCCCACGCACATGCAGGGCCGCGTGTTCAGCGTCCGGCGCCTGATCGCGCAGTTCACCACGCCCGCCAGCGCCGCCCTGGCCGGGCTGCTGGCCGCCCAGTACCCGCCCGGCGGCGTGCTGGTCGCGGCCGGCGCGCTGTACGCCGCGGTGGCCGCCCTGCAACTCCTCAACCCCAGCCTGCGCCCACTGGGCGACGCGCCCGCTCCCACGTCCTAG
- a CDS encoding MFS transporter, translating to MTVPSPAPGRLDGGWRTFQWLWGSQALSVLGGALSGFAINIYLVQTRFALPGQHAELAAALSLILLAWGLTTILGAPLAGALADRWDRRRMMLTANALNAVLMLLGVLMLTAITPPVWLLVLFTAAEGALAALHSAAFDTSYATLVPREHLPRANGMMQTLSSGAGVIGPGLGALVIGLPALARDGGGPAWLAAQADGVPLALYLDAVTFAVAALVLRHLHIPTPLRRDAGPGRPSLARDMTYGWTFILAQPALLNLLLTFTLFNFLTVGASVLRPLLLGSTLAGDVGAHWTPSSALAAMLTTLSLGSVLGGVIISTWGGLRQRRTLGILLPMAVAGLAQALSGAAGSVLLACAALGLSGLMVPAIAAHSMSIWQSRVPLEVQGRVFSVRRLLAQFTSPLSTAAAGLVAAHLSSGAALHWAGLGVTVLAAAQLFNPALRSLDAPAPSIPPDPATT from the coding sequence ATGACCGTTCCGTCTCCCGCACCCGGGCGCCTCGACGGCGGCTGGCGCACCTTCCAGTGGCTGTGGGGCTCGCAGGCCCTGAGTGTGCTCGGCGGCGCCCTCAGCGGCTTCGCCATCAACATCTACCTCGTGCAGACGCGCTTCGCGCTGCCCGGCCAGCACGCCGAACTCGCCGCGGCGCTGTCCCTGATCCTGCTCGCGTGGGGCCTGACCACCATCCTCGGCGCGCCGCTGGCCGGCGCCCTCGCCGACCGCTGGGACCGGCGCCGCATGATGCTCACCGCCAACGCCCTGAACGCCGTCCTGATGCTGCTGGGCGTCCTGATGCTCACGGCGATCACGCCGCCCGTGTGGCTGCTCGTGCTGTTCACCGCCGCCGAGGGCGCCCTGGCCGCCCTGCACTCGGCCGCCTTCGATACCAGCTACGCCACCCTGGTGCCCCGCGAACACCTGCCCCGCGCGAATGGCATGATGCAGACCCTCAGCAGCGGCGCTGGCGTGATCGGCCCCGGTCTGGGCGCCCTGGTCATCGGCCTGCCCGCCCTGGCGCGTGACGGGGGCGGCCCCGCGTGGCTCGCGGCGCAGGCCGACGGCGTGCCGCTGGCGCTGTACCTCGACGCCGTGACCTTCGCCGTGGCCGCGCTGGTGCTGCGGCATCTGCACATTCCCACGCCACTGCGCCGCGACGCCGGACCTGGCCGCCCCAGCCTGGCGCGGGACATGACCTACGGCTGGACGTTCATCCTCGCGCAGCCCGCCCTGCTGAACCTGCTGCTCACCTTCACGCTGTTCAACTTCCTCACCGTCGGCGCCAGCGTCCTGCGGCCCCTGCTGCTCGGCTCCACCCTTGCCGGCGACGTGGGCGCCCACTGGACCCCCAGCAGCGCCCTGGCGGCCATGCTCACCACCCTCAGTCTCGGCAGCGTGCTCGGCGGCGTGATCATCAGCACATGGGGCGGCCTGAGACAGCGCCGCACGCTCGGCATCCTGCTGCCCATGGCCGTCGCCGGCCTCGCCCAGGCGCTCAGTGGCGCCGCCGGCAGCGTGCTCCTCGCCTGCGCCGCCCTGGGCCTCTCCGGCCTGATGGTGCCCGCCATCGCCGCCCACTCCATGAGCATCTGGCAATCCCGCGTGCCGCTGGAGGTGCAGGGCCGCGTGTTCAGCGTCCGCCGTCTGCTGGCCCAGTTCACCAGCCCCCTGAGCACCGCCGCCGCCGGCCTCGTCGCTGCCCACCTCTCCAGCGGCGCCGCGCTGCACTGGGCCGGCCTGGGCGTGACCGTCCTCGCCGCCGCGCAGCTCTTCAACCCCGCCCTGCGGTCCCTCGACGCGCCCGCGCCCTCCATCCCGCCGGACCCCGCGACCACGTGA
- a CDS encoding PIN/TRAM domain-containing protein: protein MLVIRLLTMLLGLLVGLGAGRALAAIQPQELGYVNTLSLMLAGLLTALLFAPRAERFGLHYTTRLGRWYAALSPRTVAAATVGMVVALLLSVLLGSLLQSLPFYTWVWSLAVTALLSVFFVNYATSHADAFGLLAFPQLRRKPGSKLLDSSVIIDGRILDLARSGLLEGELVAPAFILRELQALSDSADPQKRTRGKRGLSILEEMRDLGPLRVEDWDDPSLPGADDKLIRLARETGARILTNDGNLGKIARLHDVQTINIHEIAVALRPQVQAGDPLTITISKSGQQAGQGVGYLDDGTMVVVEDGLKHRGKAVRVQVVNNVQTSVGRMIFARVDREEAAV from the coding sequence GTGCTCGTCATCCGCCTCCTGACCATGCTCCTCGGCCTGCTCGTCGGTCTCGGAGCTGGACGCGCCCTGGCCGCCATCCAACCCCAGGAACTCGGCTATGTCAACACCCTGAGCCTGATGCTCGCCGGCCTGCTCACCGCGCTGCTCTTCGCGCCCCGCGCCGAACGCTTCGGCCTGCACTACACCACCCGCCTGGGCCGCTGGTACGCCGCGCTCTCGCCCCGCACGGTCGCCGCCGCCACCGTCGGCATGGTCGTCGCCCTGCTCCTCAGCGTGCTGCTCGGCAGCCTGCTGCAAAGCCTGCCCTTCTACACCTGGGTGTGGAGCCTGGCCGTGACCGCGCTGCTCAGCGTATTTTTCGTCAACTACGCTACCAGCCACGCCGACGCCTTCGGCCTGCTCGCCTTCCCGCAGCTGCGCCGCAAACCCGGCAGCAAACTGCTGGACTCCAGCGTCATCATCGACGGCCGCATCCTCGACCTCGCCCGCAGCGGCCTGCTCGAAGGCGAACTCGTCGCCCCGGCGTTTATCCTGCGCGAACTCCAGGCGCTGAGCGACAGCGCCGACCCCCAGAAACGCACCCGCGGCAAACGCGGCCTGAGCATCCTCGAGGAGATGCGCGACCTCGGCCCCCTGCGCGTCGAGGACTGGGACGACCCCAGCCTGCCTGGCGCGGACGACAAACTCATCCGCCTGGCGCGTGAAACCGGCGCCCGCATCCTCACCAACGACGGCAACCTCGGCAAGATCGCCCGCCTGCACGACGTCCAGACCATCAACATCCACGAGATCGCCGTGGCCCTGCGCCCCCAGGTGCAGGCCGGCGACCCTCTCACCATCACCATCAGCAAGAGCGGCCAGCAGGCCGGACAGGGCGTCGGCTACCTCGACGACGGCACCATGGTCGTCGTTGAGGACGGCCTCAAGCACCGCGGCAAGGCCGTGCGGGTGCAGGTCGTGAACAACGTGCAGACCAGCGTGGGGCGGATGATCTTCGCGCGGGTGGACCGGGAGGAAGCGGCGGTCTAG
- a CDS encoding AAA family ATPase, translated as MRPLKLEVQGFTAFRQFTTLDFADLELFALVGPTGSGKSSLLDAMTFALYGQTARLGGAGLDALISQGERGLSASLTFEVSGVTYRASRTKGRKQAENEVRFEHLDDQGRWTNLSEGSGGVKGISERIRRAVGLDFDTFRRSVMLPQGEFSRLLLGKPADRQALLGELTGLEHVQVMQRVASDRAKELKSESASLNAVLLSEYADVTAQALAELRGEREALSGEAERLTDERERLQTALTRLRDLEKIWRQREDTARRLNALHARALSVQDGAQRAVRARRVAGVLPLLDAAERARIAQDREARELARAQAQADAAAQAVRRAEGALSAAHTAEAQIPELEARAETLKDAEADAARLRRGGGTPQTTHPQPLPWDEDAFFAAREAAQKLEKVKQDRVKLTARRVGFTALKETQAAELARLTELEHAQARVQQEGRSARAAYQHAEDAQRAARTHAGIAAYRAHLHAGEPCPLCEQIVRDVPPGETVNMAALERAAETAKAELEGRLLLYKENTLQIDHLKKVTAERALTVADTEEQLTAEEEDNRAAEARIQGDPSTDALRLLASLAARVRAAGSDPAGQRREALERIRAVRQGVQDAQAQLARTQGDVAAANATLAAAQTNAAARQSEAMHAQAALDTALAALTLDAAQARAAALPENEIAALEEAARTYSAQVAQQQAALADLDRQLGAAPFDPAQLDQVSRDLIATDAALSATRERSGVLAEQERQMKGRLERKADIEVRAAAASRHYDTWQTLTTTLKTNEFQQFLLAEVEAQLLTRAGILLHEISDGRYRLALAGGDYVVQDLWNAGEVRGVKTLSGGETFLASLSLAIALSDYLAGNRVLGALFLDEGFGTLDPQALEAVAGALENLRTQGRMVGVVTHVESLSERLPSRLLVTKSIAGSSVHRIDG; from the coding sequence ATGCGGCCGCTGAAGCTGGAGGTCCAGGGCTTCACGGCCTTCCGGCAGTTCACGACGCTGGATTTTGCCGATCTGGAGCTGTTCGCGCTGGTCGGACCGACCGGGAGCGGCAAGTCCAGCCTGCTGGACGCGATGACGTTCGCGCTGTACGGGCAGACGGCGCGGCTGGGCGGCGCGGGCCTGGACGCGCTGATCTCGCAGGGCGAGCGGGGACTGTCGGCCAGCCTGACCTTCGAGGTGAGCGGCGTGACGTACCGCGCGTCGCGCACCAAGGGCCGCAAGCAGGCCGAGAACGAGGTGCGTTTCGAGCATCTGGATGACCAGGGCCGCTGGACGAACCTCTCGGAGGGCAGCGGGGGCGTCAAGGGCATCTCGGAGCGCATCCGCAGGGCCGTGGGCCTGGATTTCGACACCTTCCGCCGCAGCGTGATGCTGCCGCAGGGCGAGTTCTCGCGGCTGCTGCTGGGCAAGCCCGCCGACCGGCAGGCGCTGCTGGGCGAACTGACCGGCCTGGAGCACGTCCAGGTGATGCAGCGCGTCGCGTCAGACCGGGCCAAGGAGCTGAAGTCTGAGTCGGCCAGCCTGAACGCCGTGCTGCTCAGCGAGTACGCGGATGTCACGGCGCAGGCGCTGGCCGAGCTGCGCGGGGAGCGCGAGGCGCTGAGCGGCGAGGCCGAGCGCCTGACCGACGAGCGTGAGCGCCTCCAGACGGCCCTGACACGCCTGCGCGACCTGGAGAAGATCTGGCGGCAGCGCGAGGACACGGCCCGCCGCCTGAACGCCCTGCACGCGCGGGCGCTCAGCGTGCAGGACGGCGCGCAGCGGGCCGTGCGCGCCCGGCGCGTGGCGGGGGTGCTGCCGCTGCTGGACGCCGCCGAGCGCGCCCGTATCGCGCAGGACCGCGAGGCCCGCGAGCTGGCCCGCGCGCAGGCGCAGGCGGACGCGGCCGCTCAGGCCGTCCGCCGCGCCGAGGGTGCCCTGAGCGCTGCCCACACGGCCGAGGCGCAGATCCCGGAGCTGGAGGCGCGCGCCGAGACCCTCAAGGACGCCGAGGCCGACGCGGCCCGCCTGCGGCGCGGGGGCGGCACCCCGCAGACCACGCACCCGCAACCCCTGCCGTGGGACGAGGACGCCTTCTTCGCGGCGCGCGAGGCGGCCCAAAAGCTGGAGAAGGTCAAGCAGGACCGCGTGAAGCTGACGGCCCGCCGCGTGGGCTTCACGGCCCTGAAGGAAACCCAGGCCGCTGAACTGGCCCGCCTGACCGAGCTGGAACACGCCCAGGCGCGGGTGCAGCAGGAGGGCCGATCGGCGCGCGCCGCCTACCAGCACGCCGAGGACGCGCAGCGCGCCGCCCGGACGCACGCGGGCATCGCCGCTTACCGCGCGCACCTGCACGCCGGGGAACCGTGCCCCCTGTGCGAGCAGATCGTGCGCGATGTCCCCCCGGGCGAGACCGTGAACATGGCCGCCCTGGAACGCGCCGCCGAGACCGCCAAGGCGGAACTCGAGGGCCGCCTGCTGCTGTACAAGGAGAACACCCTCCAGATCGACCACCTGAAGAAGGTCACGGCCGAACGCGCCCTGACCGTGGCCGACACCGAGGAGCAGCTGACGGCCGAGGAAGAGGACAACCGGGCCGCCGAGGCCCGCATCCAAGGCGACCCGTCCACGGACGCGCTGCGCCTGCTGGCGTCGCTGGCCGCCCGGGTACGTGCCGCGGGCAGCGACCCCGCCGGGCAGCGCCGCGAGGCCCTGGAGCGCATCCGGGCGGTCCGTCAGGGCGTGCAGGACGCGCAGGCCCAGCTGGCGCGCACGCAGGGCGACGTCGCCGCCGCGAACGCCACCCTGGCCGCCGCACAGACGAACGCCGCCGCCCGCCAGAGCGAGGCCATGCACGCGCAGGCCGCGCTCGACACGGCCCTGGCCGCGCTGACCCTGGACGCCGCGCAGGCCCGCGCCGCCGCCCTCCCGGAAAACGAGATCGCCGCACTGGAGGAAGCGGCCCGCACGTACAGCGCGCAGGTCGCGCAGCAGCAGGCCGCGCTCGCCGACCTCGACCGGCAGCTAGGCGCCGCGCCCTTCGACCCGGCGCAGCTCGACCAGGTCAGCCGCGACCTGATCGCCACGGACGCCGCCCTGAGCGCCACCCGCGAGCGTTCCGGCGTTCTGGCCGAACAGGAACGGCAGATGAAGGGGCGCCTGGAGCGCAAGGCCGACATCGAGGTGCGCGCCGCCGCCGCCTCGCGGCACTACGACACGTGGCAGACGCTGACCACCACCCTGAAGACCAACGAGTTCCAGCAGTTCCTCCTCGCCGAGGTCGAGGCGCAGCTCCTGACCCGCGCCGGCATCCTGCTGCACGAGATCAGCGACGGCCGCTACCGCCTCGCCCTGGCAGGCGGCGACTACGTGGTGCAGGACCTGTGGAACGCCGGCGAGGTGCGCGGCGTCAAGACCCTCTCCGGCGGCGAGACCTTCCTCGCGTCGCTGTCCCTGGCCATCGCCCTGAGCGACTACCTCGCCGGGAACCGCGTGCTGGGCGCCCTGTTCCTCGACGAGGGCTTCGGCACCCTCGACCCGCAGGCCCTGGAAGCCGTGGCCGGCGCGCTGGAAAACCTGCGCACGCAGGGCCGCATGGTCGGCGTCGTCACCCACGTCGAGAGCCTGTCCGAACGCCTGCCCAGCCGCCTGCTCGTCACCAAGAGCATCGCCGGCAGCAGCGTCCACCGGATCGACGGGTAA